A single window of Rhizobium sp. CCGE531 DNA harbors:
- a CDS encoding ABC transporter substrate-binding protein yields the protein MNTHLVMLAALCTAATTANAEGLPERIKSAGKVVVANQANYPPMEYKDPATNKLMGLDIDLGLALAKQLGTTVEWSDIGFEQMISSLTTGRVDLIHSGMSDLPTRRDTLDFVDYMKSGAQFYTSFARKDEFKTPTDFCGKTIGMSRRTSFPDETAKWSAAHCEAAGLPAIKVVGTEGSADARVQLKQGRVDGAVQGSETLPYLLSLEKNTYAVVGEPFTAVYQGIGFAKKDKELHDAYAAALKAMMASGEYKTIFAKYGLEGAMLDGIYVNGEAVK from the coding sequence ATGAACACGCATCTCGTCATGCTCGCAGCCCTATGCACGGCCGCAACCACGGCCAACGCCGAAGGCCTTCCGGAAAGAATCAAATCCGCCGGCAAGGTTGTCGTCGCCAACCAGGCGAACTATCCGCCGATGGAATACAAGGATCCGGCCACCAACAAACTGATGGGCCTCGATATCGATCTTGGCCTCGCGCTTGCAAAACAGCTCGGCACCACGGTGGAATGGTCCGATATCGGCTTCGAACAGATGATCTCGTCTCTGACCACTGGCCGCGTCGACCTCATCCATAGCGGCATGAGCGACCTGCCCACCCGTCGAGACACGCTCGATTTCGTGGACTATATGAAATCGGGCGCGCAGTTCTACACGTCCTTTGCCCGCAAGGATGAATTCAAGACCCCGACCGACTTCTGCGGCAAGACGATTGGCATGAGCCGGCGCACCTCGTTCCCGGACGAAACGGCGAAGTGGAGCGCTGCGCATTGCGAAGCCGCCGGCCTGCCCGCCATCAAAGTTGTCGGAACGGAAGGCTCGGCTGACGCCCGTGTCCAATTGAAGCAAGGTCGCGTCGATGGTGCGGTGCAGGGTTCGGAAACGCTCCCCTACCTGCTTTCCCTGGAGAAGAACACCTACGCAGTCGTTGGCGAACCCTTCACTGCCGTCTATCAGGGCATCGGCTTTGCCAAGAAGGACAAGGAGCTGCACGACGCCTATGCCGCGGCTTTGAAAGCGATGATGGCGTCTGGCGAATATAAGACGATCTTCGCCAAATACGGCCTCGAAGGCGCGATGCTGGACGGCATTTACGTCAACGGCGAAGCCGTAAAGTAG
- a CDS encoding amino acid ABC transporter permease, which yields MTAASASQSPSDDKYEIAHLHLVPKRHIGRMVAAAIVLVLLAGLVRAFSVGQIEWSYVREFLFAPAILDGLTNTLLMTVAAMAVGIVLGVLIAIMRISGNPVLSCIAIGYVWIFRGAPALLQLMLWFNLALIFPTMGIHGLIEFRTVDVMTPFVAAMLGLGISQGAYTSEVVRSGLLSVDSGQYEAARTIGMTQMKMLRRIVLPQAMRVMVPPIGNEVIGMVKLTSLASVIQYAEILHNAQIIYFANTRVLELLLVASFWYLAVVSVLSVGQHYIERYFGRGSKSIKASM from the coding sequence ATGACAGCCGCAAGCGCCAGCCAGTCTCCCAGCGATGATAAATATGAGATCGCCCATCTGCACTTGGTGCCGAAGCGACATATCGGCCGCATGGTCGCGGCAGCCATCGTACTCGTCCTGCTCGCAGGGCTGGTGCGTGCTTTCAGTGTCGGACAGATAGAGTGGAGCTATGTCCGCGAGTTCTTGTTCGCGCCGGCCATTCTCGACGGTCTCACGAATACGCTGCTGATGACCGTAGCCGCCATGGCAGTCGGCATCGTGCTCGGCGTCCTCATCGCCATCATGCGCATTTCCGGCAATCCGGTGCTCTCCTGCATCGCCATCGGCTATGTCTGGATCTTTCGCGGCGCGCCGGCGCTGCTGCAGCTGATGCTGTGGTTCAATCTGGCGCTGATCTTTCCGACCATGGGCATCCACGGCCTTATTGAATTCCGGACCGTTGACGTGATGACGCCCTTCGTCGCCGCCATGCTTGGCCTCGGCATTTCCCAGGGCGCCTACACCTCCGAGGTCGTCCGAAGCGGGCTGCTCTCCGTCGATAGCGGCCAATACGAGGCCGCCCGGACCATCGGCATGACGCAGATGAAGATGCTGCGTCGCATCGTGCTGCCGCAGGCCATGCGCGTCATGGTTCCACCGATCGGTAACGAGGTGATCGGCATGGTGAAGCTGACATCGCTTGCAAGCGTTATCCAGTATGCCGAGATCCTGCACAACGCCCAGATCATCTACTTTGCCAATACCCGCGTTCTCGAGCTGCTGCTCGTTGCCAGCTTCTGGTACCTCGCCGTGGTCTCCGTCCTCTCAGTCGGCCAGCACTATATCGAGCGTTATTTCGGACGCGGTTCGAAATCGATCAAAGCGTCCATGTGA
- a CDS encoding FAD-binding oxidoreductase: protein MTPDATKADLSGEQIRPERIREAIGRLKRAVGPSGWSTHPGLLEPHVVDWTGLIRGTSPLLLKPARTEEVATIVSICREYGLKIVPQGGNTSLVGGAVPSGRGVEILVNLARMNRVRTIDTINDTIAVDAGCLLASIQAEAEKNERLFPLRLASEGNCQIGGNLASNAGGSNVLRYGNTRDLVLGLEVVLADGRIWNGMRALRKDNMGYDLKQLFIGSEGTLGIITAAVLKLFPRPTSVATAVCAVPSVKGALDLLALCKQRTGGQVTAFELMPGAGLQLVLKHFPACRFPLERICEWQVLIEFSSSDASTSLEERMEAVLAEAYEAGLVTDAVVSASISQGKSFWALREGLAEADMMEGPTIQGDIAVPISSIPDFLATCSAAISEAVKGARIIAFGHLGDGNIHFGIIQPDDVSAEEFLARSDEVHGIINRCALRFDGTVSAEHGLGALKAGAVLKYRGEVEQDLMVAIKRSLDPSGIMNPGKVLEMNRPSL from the coding sequence ATGACGCCGGACGCGACGAAAGCGGACCTGTCGGGAGAACAGATACGACCCGAAAGGATTAGGGAGGCGATCGGACGTCTGAAGCGGGCGGTCGGACCTTCCGGCTGGAGCACCCATCCCGGCCTCCTTGAGCCGCATGTCGTCGACTGGACCGGGCTCATTCGCGGCACGTCGCCCTTGCTGTTGAAACCGGCGCGGACAGAGGAGGTTGCCACTATCGTCTCCATCTGCCGTGAATATGGGCTGAAGATCGTGCCGCAAGGTGGAAATACCTCCCTGGTTGGCGGCGCGGTGCCATCCGGCAGGGGCGTCGAGATCCTGGTCAACCTCGCCCGCATGAACCGGGTGCGGACTATCGATACCATCAACGATACGATTGCCGTTGACGCGGGATGCCTTCTCGCTTCGATCCAGGCGGAAGCCGAGAAGAACGAACGTCTATTCCCACTACGACTTGCCTCCGAAGGCAATTGCCAGATCGGCGGCAATCTTGCCTCCAATGCCGGTGGCAGCAATGTCCTTCGCTATGGAAACACGAGAGATTTGGTGCTCGGTCTCGAAGTGGTTCTCGCCGATGGCCGTATCTGGAACGGCATGCGCGCTCTTCGTAAAGACAATATGGGCTATGATCTCAAGCAGCTGTTCATTGGCAGCGAAGGCACGCTTGGCATCATCACGGCGGCCGTGCTGAAGCTCTTTCCGAGACCGACTTCGGTTGCCACCGCCGTGTGCGCGGTACCATCGGTTAAGGGAGCGCTGGATTTGCTCGCACTTTGCAAGCAGCGAACCGGCGGGCAGGTCACAGCTTTCGAGCTTATGCCGGGAGCCGGTTTGCAGCTCGTTCTCAAGCATTTTCCGGCTTGCCGCTTTCCCTTGGAGAGAATTTGCGAGTGGCAGGTGCTTATCGAATTTTCCTCAAGCGATGCATCGACTTCGCTTGAGGAAAGGATGGAGGCGGTGCTCGCCGAGGCCTATGAGGCCGGACTGGTCACGGACGCGGTGGTTTCGGCGTCTATCAGCCAAGGCAAAAGTTTCTGGGCTCTGCGCGAGGGACTAGCCGAAGCCGATATGATGGAGGGCCCAACGATCCAGGGCGATATAGCCGTTCCGATTTCCTCCATACCGGATTTCCTTGCGACCTGCTCAGCGGCGATTTCTGAGGCCGTAAAAGGAGCACGCATCATTGCTTTCGGCCACCTCGGCGACGGAAACATTCATTTCGGGATTATCCAGCCAGATGACGTTTCCGCGGAGGAATTTTTGGCCAGATCGGATGAGGTCCACGGCATCATCAATCGCTGTGCGCTTCGCTTCGATGGGACCGTTTCAGCCGAACACGGGCTCGGCGCTCTCAAGGCGGGCGCGGTGCTCAAATATCGGGGCGAGGTCGAGCAGGACCTCATGGTTGCGATCAAACGTAGTCTCGATCCTTCAGGCATAATGAACCCTGGCAAGGTCCTGGAGATGAACCGTCCATCACTTTAA
- a CDS encoding LysR substrate-binding domain-containing protein: MVSGRQHLPSMTALQVLLAVAERGSTSAAAESTSLSQSAVSKQLLALEDLIGSPVFTRTPRGMIPTEIGLIYIEHARTALKAMEDAALRVARLKPGPGVLRLQVLPIFGDRWLLPRFVQFAEQHPEIDVQFTTFVSPTQSETADGIFRFLITPNKGETAQYLFGHEVLIVSAPSYWEKNGIPGTIDELADGVMLEHPQTPLHWQHFVESHGKPDVTVHHITRFGYYTMVIRAALAGQGMALIPRGLILDELETGRLINPNGFGYRSEYGYWFAKPEDISPGASMRTFEAWLMGQAESTRD; encoded by the coding sequence ATGGTATCGGGCCGACAGCACTTGCCTTCGATGACTGCCCTGCAGGTTCTGCTTGCGGTGGCGGAGAGGGGCTCGACGAGTGCTGCCGCGGAGAGCACATCCCTGTCGCAAAGCGCAGTCAGCAAGCAGTTGCTTGCATTGGAAGACCTGATCGGCAGTCCGGTCTTTACTCGAACGCCGCGCGGCATGATCCCCACGGAGATCGGTCTGATTTACATCGAACACGCGCGCACCGCGCTGAAGGCGATGGAAGATGCTGCATTGCGCGTCGCGCGTCTCAAACCCGGCCCCGGTGTCCTGCGCCTGCAGGTGCTTCCGATTTTCGGCGATCGCTGGCTGCTGCCGCGTTTCGTGCAGTTTGCTGAACAGCATCCGGAGATAGATGTGCAGTTCACCACCTTCGTGTCACCCACGCAATCGGAAACGGCGGACGGCATATTCCGTTTTCTCATTACGCCGAACAAAGGAGAGACTGCGCAGTATCTGTTCGGGCACGAGGTCCTGATCGTCAGTGCGCCATCCTATTGGGAGAAAAACGGGATTCCGGGCACAATCGATGAACTGGCCGATGGCGTCATGCTGGAACATCCGCAGACGCCGCTGCATTGGCAGCATTTCGTCGAAAGTCATGGAAAGCCCGATGTCACCGTACATCACATCACGCGGTTCGGCTATTACACCATGGTGATCCGCGCGGCCCTTGCCGGGCAGGGAATGGCGTTGATACCGCGCGGGCTCATTCTCGATGAGTTGGAGACAGGCAGACTGATCAACCCCAACGGCTTCGGATATCGAAGCGAATATGGATACTGGTTTGCCAAGCCTGAAGACATCTCTCCAGGCGCCTCGATGCGGACTTTCGAAGCGTGGCTGATGGGGCAAGCCGAGAGCACGCGCGACTGA
- a CDS encoding polysaccharide deacetylase, translating into MTHDLTPRPLNPAEKTPPMIWPNGARSALFIGFDVDAETAWIGNNPSNVDRMVTTSHGGYDARVGIAKILELMEELSLNATFFTPGWTALAHPKVCEGILKAGHEIGHHGYLHKMPDREKLDETFEEIDRGFEALQKTFGIRPVGYRAPSGENFPELLDYLSKSGIRYSSSFRDDILPYRHRSAGDMPGLVEIPVNFAFDDWNFGMSSRTSPRPLFGRDAVLPLWIEEFETTHAWGGVTTLVLHPQVSGRPMRWHILRDFLRHVQSKGDVWIATGAQITNHFEALETERKTLSA; encoded by the coding sequence ATGACCCACGACCTGACCCCGCGCCCTCTCAATCCGGCTGAGAAAACCCCGCCGATGATCTGGCCGAACGGTGCGCGAAGCGCCCTATTCATCGGCTTTGACGTCGACGCGGAAACCGCATGGATCGGCAATAACCCCTCCAATGTCGACCGTATGGTCACCACCTCCCACGGCGGCTATGACGCACGTGTCGGGATTGCCAAGATCCTTGAGCTGATGGAGGAACTGTCACTGAACGCAACCTTCTTCACGCCCGGATGGACAGCCCTTGCGCATCCTAAAGTCTGCGAAGGCATCCTCAAAGCCGGACACGAGATCGGCCATCACGGTTATCTGCACAAGATGCCGGATCGGGAAAAACTCGATGAGACATTCGAGGAAATCGATCGCGGTTTCGAGGCATTGCAGAAGACATTCGGCATCCGGCCCGTCGGTTATCGCGCACCCTCCGGCGAAAATTTTCCGGAATTGCTGGACTATCTTTCCAAATCCGGCATCCGCTATTCGAGTTCGTTCCGCGACGATATTCTGCCTTACCGGCATCGATCCGCGGGCGATATGCCGGGCTTGGTCGAAATCCCCGTCAACTTCGCCTTTGATGATTGGAACTTCGGCATGTCAAGCCGAACGAGTCCGCGTCCGCTTTTCGGGCGGGACGCAGTGCTTCCTCTCTGGATCGAGGAATTCGAGACAACCCATGCATGGGGCGGAGTGACAACGCTTGTCCTGCATCCGCAGGTGTCCGGCCGACCGATGCGCTGGCACATACTGCGCGACTTCCTGCGCCACGTGCAGTCGAAAGGCGACGTCTGGATCGCGACCGGCGCGCAGATCACAAATCACTTTGAAGCACTGGAAACAGAGCGCAAAACTCTTTCAGCTTAA
- a CDS encoding proline iminopeptidase-family hydrolase → MEKPVAAVPTQEAFLPFREYRTWYRITGSLDSGKLPLVVAHGGPGCTHDYVDSFKGITEIDGRPVIHYDQLGNGNSMRLPEKGPDFWTPALFLEELDALLKHLGIEDRYAFLGQSWGGMLGAEHAVRQPKGLKALVIANSPANMHTWVAEANRLREELPQDVQDRLLKHEQAGTITDPEYIAASRVFYDRHVCRVVPWPPEVARTFAIMDEDNTVYRNMNGPTEFHVIGTMKDWTIEDRLALIEAPTLLISGRYDEATPLVVRPYVDRIKGCEWVLFENSSHMPHVEEKDLCLKTVSEFLNRHD, encoded by the coding sequence ATGGAGAAGCCCGTGGCCGCAGTCCCGACACAGGAAGCCTTTCTGCCCTTTCGCGAGTACCGGACATGGTATCGCATCACCGGCTCGCTCGATTCCGGCAAGCTGCCGCTCGTCGTCGCCCATGGCGGCCCGGGCTGCACCCATGATTATGTTGATAGCTTCAAAGGTATCACCGAGATCGATGGCCGCCCTGTGATCCACTACGATCAACTCGGCAACGGCAATTCCATGCGCCTGCCCGAAAAAGGTCCCGACTTCTGGACACCGGCGCTCTTCCTCGAAGAACTCGATGCGCTACTGAAGCATCTCGGCATTGAGGACCGCTATGCCTTTCTTGGCCAGTCATGGGGCGGCATGCTGGGCGCTGAACATGCCGTGCGACAGCCGAAAGGTCTGAAAGCGCTTGTGATCGCCAACTCGCCGGCCAACATGCATACCTGGGTCGCGGAGGCGAACCGCCTTCGCGAGGAACTGCCGCAGGATGTGCAGGACAGGCTGCTGAAACACGAGCAAGCCGGCACGATCACCGATCCAGAATACATCGCCGCCTCCCGCGTCTTCTACGATCGCCATGTCTGCCGTGTTGTGCCTTGGCCGCCGGAAGTCGCCCGTACCTTCGCCATCATGGACGAGGACAATACCGTCTACCGCAATATGAACGGCCCGACCGAATTTCATGTCATCGGCACGATGAAGGATTGGACGATCGAGGACCGGCTTGCCCTCATCGAAGCGCCGACCTTGCTGATTTCTGGCAGATATGACGAGGCCACGCCGCTGGTGGTCAGACCTTACGTTGACCGCATCAAGGGCTGCGAATGGGTGCTCTTTGAGAATTCAAGCCACATGCCGCATGTCGAGGAGAAGGACCTCTGCTTGAAAACCGTTTCGGAATTCTTGAATAGGCACGACTGA
- a CDS encoding amino acid ABC transporter ATP-binding protein translates to MKQDILVKAVDVTKNYGDFCALDKVSMEVVRGEVSCIIGPSGSGKSTFLRCINLLERMDGGAIWVNDELIGYRREGNNLHQISDAEISRQRRRIGMVFQRFNLFPHKTAIENIIEGPVHVLGQSVEQAHERASVLLERVGLAEKANHYPSELSGGQQQRVAIARAMGMQPDLILFDEPTSALDPELVSEVLDVMKDLAASGMTMIVVTHELGFARNVANTVTFMEAGKVVETGLASEVLNTPKSARTAEFIKAVHS, encoded by the coding sequence ATGAAACAGGATATTCTCGTCAAGGCCGTCGACGTCACGAAGAACTACGGCGATTTCTGCGCCCTCGACAAGGTCAGCATGGAGGTCGTGCGTGGCGAAGTCAGCTGTATCATCGGCCCCTCCGGCTCCGGCAAAAGCACGTTTCTGAGATGTATCAACCTTTTGGAGCGGATGGATGGCGGCGCCATCTGGGTCAATGACGAGCTGATCGGCTACCGCCGCGAAGGCAACAATCTGCACCAAATCAGCGATGCGGAAATCTCCCGTCAGCGCCGCCGCATCGGCATGGTCTTCCAACGCTTCAATCTCTTTCCGCATAAGACCGCGATCGAGAACATCATCGAGGGACCGGTGCATGTCCTCGGACAATCCGTTGAGCAGGCCCATGAACGAGCCTCCGTCCTTCTGGAACGTGTCGGTCTTGCCGAGAAGGCGAACCATTATCCGTCGGAACTTTCCGGCGGCCAGCAACAGCGCGTCGCCATTGCTCGCGCTATGGGCATGCAGCCGGATCTCATTCTCTTCGACGAGCCCACATCGGCGCTCGACCCCGAACTCGTCTCCGAAGTTCTCGACGTCATGAAGGATCTTGCGGCGTCCGGAATGACCATGATCGTCGTCACCCACGAATTGGGCTTTGCTCGCAACGTGGCTAACACCGTCACCTTCATGGAAGCAGGGAAAGTCGTCGAAACAGGCTTGGCATCGGAGGTTCTCAACACTCCGAAAAGCGCCAGAACGGCGGAGTTCATCAAAGCCGTTCACAGTTGA
- the speB gene encoding agmatinase, producing MAFDHEKLQQLREKFSEGHGGNIHDPEFRAVADKIFSASGTRAAPFSGVPTLLDAPYRPIDAENPDFGDLDVALIGVPMDLGVTNRPGSRFGPRALRAIERVGPYNHVLKCAPLFEAKVADIGDVPFRSRYRLELSHEDIERHFRQIVSAGVVPLAVGGDHSITHPILKAVGEKRPVGLIHIDAHCDTGGAYDLTKFHHGGPFRNAVLDGVLDPTRTIQIGIRGAAEYLWEFSYEAGMTVIHAEDIARMGIDAIVDKARAIVGDGPTYLSFDVDSLDPAFAPGTGTPEIGGLTSREALAILHGLKGIDFVGGDVVEVAPQYDATTNTAHVAAQMLFEILSLIRFSPSLKL from the coding sequence ATGGCATTCGACCACGAAAAACTGCAGCAATTGCGTGAAAAATTTTCGGAAGGACATGGAGGCAACATCCACGATCCGGAATTCCGTGCCGTAGCCGACAAGATCTTTTCGGCAAGCGGCACGCGTGCTGCGCCCTTTAGCGGCGTGCCGACCCTGCTCGATGCTCCCTATCGGCCGATTGACGCCGAAAATCCGGACTTTGGCGATCTCGACGTCGCCTTGATCGGGGTTCCGATGGATCTCGGCGTCACCAATCGCCCCGGTTCGCGTTTCGGGCCGCGGGCGTTGCGGGCGATCGAACGGGTCGGGCCTTACAATCACGTCCTGAAATGCGCTCCCCTCTTTGAAGCGAAGGTCGCCGATATCGGCGATGTGCCGTTTCGCAGCCGATATCGGCTGGAACTCAGTCACGAGGATATCGAGCGCCACTTCCGACAGATCGTCAGCGCCGGGGTCGTACCGCTTGCCGTCGGCGGAGACCATTCGATTACACATCCCATCCTCAAGGCCGTGGGCGAGAAGCGCCCGGTCGGGCTGATCCATATCGACGCCCATTGCGATACCGGAGGAGCCTACGACCTGACCAAGTTCCATCACGGAGGACCGTTTAGGAATGCGGTGCTGGATGGGGTTCTCGATCCCACGCGCACCATTCAGATCGGTATTCGCGGTGCTGCGGAATATCTGTGGGAGTTCTCCTATGAAGCCGGCATGACCGTCATCCATGCCGAAGATATTGCCCGCATGGGCATCGATGCCATCGTCGACAAAGCGCGTGCGATCGTAGGAGACGGCCCAACCTATCTCTCCTTCGACGTCGACAGCCTCGATCCCGCTTTTGCCCCCGGCACGGGTACGCCTGAAATCGGCGGGCTGACCAGCCGAGAGGCGCTGGCAATCCTCCACGGATTGAAGGGCATCGATTTCGTCGGGGGTGACGTGGTGGAAGTCGCTCCGCAATATGACGCCACCACGAATACCGCCCACGTGGCGGCTCAGATGCTTTTCGAGATTCTCAGCCTCATCCGCTTCAGCCCGTCCTTGAAGCTCTAG
- a CDS encoding MmgE/PrpD family protein, translated as MSRVLGDAPIDRLASFISALRFEALPADVVEKTKIHIADTFAAALAGGRSNEFRIARRLGRTQGNARIWGTAERVSARDAALINGVAAHAFELDDAGGCDHSGAVVMPAILAAMAEESLTITGKDLIVAVVAGYDVGRRILEATGGYDSHNSLGWHSTGTCGTLAAAAAVANISGLDASSTRDAITLATSFSSGLWAFIHDGSQAKKIHAGRAAEGGLLAARLAAEGFAGPSKVFDDVWGGFFRSFNKSACEVEKLSDALGESWKVKRAVLKPYASCRGAHSAVDALDDLLQETDRDATEIATIEVQLSPMLMGMCGAKESDAMAPTQMSLPYALAARCIFGTAGLQAYSAERRADPRLHDIMDGMRLIVDDGMQPLDEPVVTLIFTDGSSASRMVPRATGSAERPMRPAAVSAKFQELTTMTLELEQADRLWTMLADLENLEDCRRLEALLAGNADNRPVFC; from the coding sequence ATGTCCCGCGTTCTCGGTGACGCCCCGATCGACCGACTGGCATCCTTCATTTCGGCACTCCGGTTTGAAGCCCTTCCCGCTGATGTTGTCGAAAAGACCAAAATCCATATCGCCGATACATTTGCCGCCGCCCTCGCCGGCGGGCGTTCGAACGAATTCCGGATCGCAAGACGTCTTGGCCGGACGCAGGGAAACGCGAGAATCTGGGGTACCGCTGAGCGGGTATCTGCCCGCGACGCCGCGCTGATCAACGGCGTGGCGGCGCATGCCTTTGAACTGGACGATGCCGGGGGATGTGATCACTCCGGCGCCGTCGTCATGCCCGCAATCCTTGCTGCCATGGCGGAAGAATCGCTCACGATAACAGGCAAGGACCTGATCGTGGCCGTGGTGGCCGGATATGATGTCGGGCGGCGGATTCTGGAGGCAACCGGCGGATATGACAGCCACAACAGCCTCGGATGGCACTCGACGGGAACCTGCGGCACCCTTGCAGCCGCGGCTGCCGTCGCCAATATCTCCGGCCTCGATGCCTCTTCCACACGTGATGCGATCACGCTTGCGACCAGCTTTTCGTCCGGCCTGTGGGCTTTCATCCACGACGGTTCGCAAGCCAAGAAGATCCACGCCGGCCGTGCCGCCGAAGGAGGCCTGCTTGCCGCGCGGCTGGCCGCGGAAGGCTTTGCAGGACCGTCCAAGGTCTTCGACGACGTATGGGGTGGCTTCTTCCGCTCCTTCAACAAATCGGCTTGCGAGGTGGAAAAGCTTAGCGACGCGCTCGGTGAAAGCTGGAAAGTGAAGCGCGCTGTCCTGAAACCCTACGCATCCTGCCGTGGCGCCCATTCTGCCGTGGATGCGCTGGACGACCTCCTTCAGGAAACGGACCGTGACGCCACCGAGATAGCGACGATCGAGGTGCAATTGAGCCCCATGTTGATGGGCATGTGCGGCGCTAAGGAAAGTGATGCGATGGCGCCGACCCAGATGAGCCTGCCTTACGCTCTTGCTGCGCGTTGCATTTTCGGCACCGCCGGGCTGCAGGCTTATTCGGCGGAACGGCGGGCAGATCCGCGTTTGCACGACATTATGGACGGAATGCGCCTCATCGTGGATGATGGTATGCAACCGCTCGACGAACCGGTCGTGACGCTGATCTTCACGGATGGCTCCAGCGCCTCGCGCATGGTGCCGCGGGCCACCGGCTCGGCTGAACGGCCGATGCGGCCGGCCGCAGTCTCTGCCAAGTTTCAGGAGCTCACGACCATGACTCTGGAACTGGAGCAAGCTGATCGGCTTTGGACCATGCTCGCCGATCTGGAGAATTTGGAAGACTGCCGCCGGCTCGAAGCCCTGCTGGCAGGCAATGCGGACAACCGCCCGGTCTTTTGCTGA
- the argH gene encoding argininosuccinate lyase yields MSEPTQLWGGRFKSGPSEALANLSRAPLSYFRLFREDIAGSRAHASELKRAGVLDEAEFTAIRSALDGIETDVASGHQQPIAGDEDVHTFLERLLMARLGVLGGKLRAGRSRNDQTANNTRLYLRRLARELSREIISVQEALMDQASHHAETVMPGFTHLQPAQPIVLGHHLMAHAQSLLRDLQRLEDWDRRFDRSPLGAAALAGSGIACRPDLSAIELGYSAACENSIDAVAARDHVAEFLFICSLVAVDLSRLAEEICIWSSKQFSWVRLHDSYSTGSSIMPQKKNPDIAELTRGMSGTLIGNITGFLATMKAMPLAYNRDLAEDKRVLFETIDILQLVLPAFAGMIATLEFDIGKLREEAPKGFTLATEVADWLVGENVPFAEAHEITGAVVRYCEERGYDLAGLTEDDLPKIDQRLKKDVLAAITLDKALASRTGYGATAPVRVREQIARFETAIDACRAFAGAPIKAAGATYGESDPQELRNR; encoded by the coding sequence ATGTCTGAGCCCACGCAGCTCTGGGGTGGACGCTTCAAGTCCGGTCCGTCCGAAGCCCTGGCCAATCTGTCGCGCGCGCCGCTGTCCTACTTCCGTCTTTTCCGGGAAGACATCGCGGGCTCCCGCGCCCATGCTTCCGAATTGAAGCGGGCCGGCGTTCTCGACGAGGCCGAATTCACTGCGATCCGATCTGCCCTTGACGGCATCGAGACGGATGTTGCCAGCGGCCATCAGCAACCGATTGCCGGTGATGAGGATGTCCACACCTTCCTCGAGCGTCTGCTGATGGCACGCCTCGGCGTGCTCGGCGGGAAACTCCGCGCCGGACGGTCCCGCAACGACCAAACAGCCAACAACACGCGCCTCTATCTGCGCCGCTTGGCGCGCGAGCTCTCGCGGGAGATCATCTCGGTCCAGGAAGCATTGATGGATCAGGCTTCGCATCATGCCGAGACTGTCATGCCGGGCTTCACCCATCTGCAGCCGGCCCAGCCGATCGTCCTCGGTCACCACCTGATGGCGCACGCCCAGTCCTTGTTGCGCGACCTGCAACGCCTCGAGGATTGGGATCGCCGCTTCGACCGCTCGCCGCTCGGCGCGGCGGCCCTTGCCGGTTCCGGCATCGCGTGCCGTCCCGACCTGTCCGCCATCGAGCTCGGCTATTCGGCAGCCTGCGAGAACTCCATCGATGCCGTGGCCGCCCGCGACCATGTCGCCGAGTTTTTGTTTATCTGCTCGCTGGTCGCGGTCGATCTGTCGCGGCTGGCGGAGGAAATCTGCATCTGGAGCTCAAAGCAGTTCAGTTGGGTGCGACTGCACGATTCCTATTCCACCGGCTCCTCCATCATGCCGCAGAAGAAGAACCCGGATATTGCCGAGTTGACGCGCGGCATGTCCGGCACTCTCATCGGCAATATCACAGGCTTCCTGGCCACCATGAAGGCCATGCCGCTCGCCTACAATCGCGACTTGGCTGAAGACAAGCGCGTGCTGTTCGAAACGATCGACATTCTCCAATTGGTTCTGCCCGCCTTTGCCGGCATGATCGCAACGCTGGAATTCGATATTGGGAAGCTGCGCGAAGAAGCTCCCAAGGGCTTCACGCTGGCAACGGAAGTCGCCGACTGGCTGGTCGGCGAGAACGTGCCATTCGCGGAGGCGCACGAGATCACCGGCGCAGTCGTCCGCTATTGCGAGGAACGCGGTTACGATCTTGCCGGGCTTACCGAAGATGATCTGCCGAAGATCGATCAGCGGCTGAAGAAGGACGTGCTTGCCGCCATCACGCTCGACAAGGCACTTGCCAGCCGCACCGGCTACGGCGCCACCGCGCCGGTTCGCGTGCGCGAACAGATTGCCCGCTTCGAAACGGCAATCGACGCCTGCCGCGCATTTGCCGGCGCGCCGATCAAAGCAGCCGGTGCCACCTACGGAGAGAGCGACCCTCAGGAGCTTCGAAATCGATGA